Proteins co-encoded in one Tursiops truncatus isolate mTurTru1 chromosome 17, mTurTru1.mat.Y, whole genome shotgun sequence genomic window:
- the LOC141276954 gene encoding uncharacterized protein isoform X27 encodes MYVSFVLSPFRVLQVYASFALSPFRVLQVYASFALSPFRVLQVYVSFALSPFRVLQVYASFVLSPFRVLQVYASFVLSPFRVLQVYVSFVLSPFRVLQVYVSFVLSPFRVLQVYASFALSPFRVLQVYASFALSPFRVLQVYVSFALSPFRVLQVYASFALSPFRVLQVYVSFVLSPFRVLQVYVSFVLSPFRVLQVYVSFALSPFRVLQVYVSFVLSPFRVLQVYVSFVLSPFRVLQVYASFALSPFRVLQVYVSFVLSPFRVLQVYASFALSPFRVLQVYVSFALSPFRVLQVYASFALSPFRVLQVYVSFVLSPFRVLQVYASFVLSPFRVLQVYVSFVLSPFRVLQVYVSFVLSPFRVLQVYVSFALSPFRVLQVYASFALSPFRVLQVYVSFALSPFRVLQVYASFALSPFRVLQVYVSFVLSPFRVLQVYVSFVLSPFRVLQVYVSFALSPFRVLQVYASFALSPFRVLQVYVSFVLSPFRVLQVYVSFVLSPFRVLQVYVSFALSPFRVLQVYASFALSPFRVLQVYVSFVLSPFRVLQVYVSFVLSPFRVLQVYASFVLSPFRVLQVYASFVLSPFRVLQVYVSFVLSPFRVLQVYVSFVLSPFRVLQVYASFVLSPFRVLQVYASFALSPFRVLQVYVSFVLSPFRVLQVYVSFVLSPFRVLQVYVSFVLSPFRVLQVYASFVLSPFRVLQVYVSFVLSPFRVLQVYVSFVLSPFRVLQVYVSFVLSPFRVLQVYASFALSPFRVLQVYVSFALSPFRVLQVYVSFALSPFRVLQVYVSFVLSPFRVLQVYASFVIVAYCNMYCILYIAYCAGAFHFPTPEIKRKFRDLGMFR; translated from the exons ATGTATGTGTCGTTTGTcctgagtcctttccgtgtactccAGGTGTATGCGTCGTTTGCcctgagtcctttccgtgtactccAGGTGTATGCGTCGTTTGCcctgagtcctttccgtgtactccaggtgtatgtgtcgtttgccctgagtcctttccgtgtactccAGGTGTATGCGTCGTTTGTcctgagtcctttccgtgtactccAGGTGTATGCGTCGTTTGTcctgagtcctttccgtgtactccaggtgtatgtgtcgtttgtcctgagtcctttccgtgtactccaggtgtatgtgtcgtttgtcctgagtcctttccgtgtactccAGGTGTATGCGTCGTTTGCcctgagtcctttccgtgtactccAGGTGTATGCGTCGTTTGCcctgagtcctttccgtgtactccaggtgtatgtgtcgtttgccctgagtcctttccgtgtactccAGGTGTATGCGTCGTTTGCcctgagtcctttccgtgtactccaggtgtatgtgtcgtttgtcctgagtcctttccgtgtactccaggtgtatgtgtcgtttgtcctgagtcctttccgtgtactccaggtgtatgtgtcgtttgccctgagtcctttccgtgtactccaggtgtatgtgtcgtttgtcctgagtcctttccgtgtactccAG gtgtatgtgtcgtttgtcctgagtcctttccgtgtactccAGGTGTATGCGTCGTTTGCcctgagtcctttccgtgtactccaggtgtatgtgtcgtttgtcctgagtcctttccgtgtactccAGGTGTATGCGTCGTTTGCcctgagtcctttccgtgtactccaggtgtatgtgtcgtttgccctgagtcctttccgtgtactccAGGTGTATGCGTCGTTTGCcctgagtcctttccgtgtactccaggtgtatgtgtcgtttgtcctgagtcctttccgtgtactccAGGTGTATGCGTCGTTTGTcctgagtcctttccgtgtactccaggtgtatgtgtcgtttgtcctgagtcctttccgtgtactccaggtgtatgtgtcgtttgtcctgagtcctttccgtgtactccaggtgtatgtgtcgtttgccctgagtcctttccgtgtactccAGGTGTATGCGTCGTTTGCcctgagtcctttccgtgtactccaggtgtatgtgtcgtttgccctgagtcctttccgtgtactccAGGTGTATGCGTCGTTTGCcctgagtcctttccgtgtactccaggtgtatgtgtcgtttgtcctgagtcctttccgtgtactccaggtgtatgtgtcgtttgtcctgagtcctttccgtgtactccaggtgtatgtgtcgtttgccctgagtcctttccgtgtactccAGGTGTATGCGTCGTTTGCcctgagtcctttccgtgtactccaggtgtatgtgtcgtttgtcctgagtcctttccgtgtactccaggtgtatgtgtcgtttgtcctgagtcctttccgtgtactccaggtgtatgtgtcgtttgccctgagtcctttccgtgtactccAG GTGTATGCGTCGTTTGCcctgagtcctttccgtgtactccaggtgtatgtgtcgtttgtcctgagtcctttccgtgtactccaggtgtatgtgtcgtttgtcctgagtcctttccgtgtactccAGGTGTATGCGTCGTTTGTcctgagtcctttccgtgtactccAGGTGTATGCGTCGTTTGTcctgagtcctttccgtgtactccaggtgtatgtgtcgtttgtcctgagtcctttccgtgtactccaggtgtatgtgtcgtttgtcctgagtcctttccgtgtactccAGGTGTATGCGTCGTTTGTcctgagtcctttccgtgtactccAG GTGTATGCGTCGTTTGCcctgagtcctttccgtgtactccaggtgtatgtgtcgtttgtcctgagtcctttccgtgtactccaggtgtatgtgtcgtttgtcctgagtcctttccgtgtactccaggtgtatgtgtcgtttgtcctgagtcctttccgtgtactccAGGTGTATGCGTCGTTTGTcctgagtcctttccgtgtactccaggtgtatgtgtcgtttgtcctgagtcctttccgtgtactccaggtgtatgtgtcgtttgtcctgagtcctttccgtgtactccaggtgtatgtgtcgtttgtcctgagtcctttccgtgtactccAGGTGTATGCGTCGTTTGCcctgagtcctttccgtgtactccaggtgtatgtgtcgtttgccctgagtcctttccgtgtactccAG GTGTATGTGTCGTTTGCcctgagtcctttccgtgtactccaggtgtatgtgtcgtttgtcctgagtcctttccgtgtactccAGGTGTATGCGTCGTTTGTGATTGTTGCATATTGTAATATGTATTGCATATTGTATATTGCATATTGTGCGGGTGCTTTTCACTTCCCGACTCCAGAGATAAAACGAAAGTTTAGGGACTTGGGAATGTTCAGATAA
- the LOC141276954 gene encoding uncharacterized protein isoform X15: protein MYVSFVLSPFRVLQVYASFALSPFRVLQVYASFALSPFRVLQVYVSFALSPFRVLQVYASFVLSPFRVLQVYASFVLSPFRVLQVYVSFVLSPFRVLQVYVSFVLSPFRVLQVYASFALSPFRVLQVYASFALSPFRVLQVYVSFALSPFRVLQVYASFALSPFRVLQVYVSFVLSPFRVLQVYVSFVLSPFRVLQVYVSFALSPFRVLQVYVSFVLSPFRVLQVYASFVLSPFRVLQVYVSFALSPFRVLQVYASFALSPFRVLQVYVSFALSPFRVLQVYASFALSPFRVLQVYVSFVLSPFRVLQVYASFALSPFRVLQVYVSFVLSPFRVLQVYASFALSPFRVLQVYVSFALSPFRVLQVYASFALSPFRVLQVYVSFVLSPFRVLQVYASFVLSPFRVLQVYVSFVLSPFRVLQVYVSFVLSPFRVLQVYVSFALSPFRVLQVYASFALSPFRVLQVYVSFALSPFRVLQVYASFALSPFRVLQVYVSFVLSPFRVLQVYVSFVLSPFRVLQVYVSFALSPFRVLQVYASFALSPFRVLQVYVSFVLSPFRVLQVYVSFVLSPFRVLQVYVSFALSPFRVLQVYASFALSPFRVLQVYVSFVLSPFRVLQVYVSFVLSPFRVLQVYASFVLSPFRVLQVYASFVLSPFRVLQVYVSFVLSPFRVLQVYVSFVLSPFRVLQVYASFVLSPFRVLQVYASFALSPFRVLQVYVSFVLSPFRVLQVYVSFVLSPFRVLQVYVSFVLSPFRVLQVYASFVLSPFRVLQVYVSFVLSPFRVLQVYVSFVLSPFRVLQVYVSFVLSPFRVLQVYASFALSPFRVLQVYVSFVLSPFRVLQVYASFVIVAYCNMYCILYIAYCAGAFHFPTPEIKRKFRDLGMFR from the exons ATGTATGTGTCGTTTGTcctgagtcctttccgtgtactccAGGTGTATGCGTCGTTTGCcctgagtcctttccgtgtactccAGGTGTATGCGTCGTTTGCcctgagtcctttccgtgtactccaggtgtatgtgtcgtttgccctgagtcctttccgtgtactccAGGTGTATGCGTCGTTTGTcctgagtcctttccgtgtactccAGGTGTATGCGTCGTTTGTcctgagtcctttccgtgtactccaggtgtatgtgtcgtttgtcctgagtcctttccgtgtactccaggtgtatgtgtcgtttgtcctgagtcctttccgtgtactccAGGTGTATGCGTCGTTTGCcctgagtcctttccgtgtactccAGGTGTATGCGTCGTTTGCcctgagtcctttccgtgtactccaggtgtatgtgtcgtttgccctgagtcctttccgtgtactccAGGTGTATGCGTCGTTTGCcctgagtcctttccgtgtactccaggtgtatgtgtcgtttgtcctgagtcctttccgtgtactccaggtgtatgtgtcgtttgtcctgagtcctttccgtgtactccaggtgtatgtgtcgtttgccctgagtcctttccgtgtactccaggtgtatgtgtcgtttgtcctgagtcctttccgtgtactccAGGTGTATGCGTCGTTTGTcctgagtcctttccgtgtactccaggtgtatgtgtcgtttgccctgagtcctttccgtgtactccAGGTGTATGCGTCGTTTGCcctgagtcctttccgtgtactccaggtgtatgtgtcgtttgccctgagtcctttccgtgtactccAGGTGTATGCGTCGTTTGCcctgagtcctttccgtgtactccaggtgtatgtgtcgtttgtcctgagtcctttccgtgtactccAGGTGTATGCGTCGTTTGCcctgagtcctttccgtgtactccaggtgtatgtgtcgtttgtcctgagtcctttccgtgtactccAGGTGTATGCGTCGTTTGCcctgagtcctttccgtgtactccaggtgtatgtgtcgtttgccctgagtcctttccgtgtactccAGGTGTATGCGTCGTTTGCcctgagtcctttccgtgtactccaggtgtatgtgtcgtttgtcctgagtcctttccgtgtactccAGGTGTATGCGTCGTTTGTcctgagtcctttccgtgtactccaggtgtatgtgtcgtttgtcctgagtcctttccgtgtactccaggtgtatgtgtcgtttgtcctgagtcctttccgtgtactccaggtgtatgtgtcgtttgccctgagtcctttccgtgtactccAGGTGTATGCGTCGTTTGCcctgagtcctttccgtgtactccaggtgtatgtgtcgtttgccctgagtcctttccgtgtactccAGGTGTATGCGTCGTTTGCcctgagtcctttccgtgtactccaggtgtatgtgtcgtttgtcctgagtcctttccgtgtactccaggtgtatgtgtcgtttgtcctgagtcctttccgtgtactccaggtgtatgtgtcgtttgccctgagtcctttccgtgtactccAGGTGTATGCGTCGTTTGCcctgagtcctttccgtgtactccaggtgtatgtgtcgtttgtcctgagtcctttccgtgtactccaggtgtatgtgtcgtttgtcctgagtcctttccgtgtactccaggtgtatgtgtcgtttgccctgagtcctttccgtgtactccAG GTGTATGCGTCGTTTGCcctgagtcctttccgtgtactccaggtgtatgtgtcgtttgtcctgagtcctttccgtgtactccaggtgtatgtgtcgtttgtcctgagtcctttccgtgtactccAGGTGTATGCGTCGTTTGTcctgagtcctttccgtgtactccAGGTGTATGCGTCGTTTGTcctgagtcctttccgtgtactccaggtgtatgtgtcgtttgtcctgagtcctttccgtgtactccaggtgtatgtgtcgtttgtcctgagtcctttccgtgtactccAGGTGTATGCGTCGTTTGTcctgagtcctttccgtgtactccAG GTGTATGCGTCGTTTGCcctgagtcctttccgtgtactccaggtgtatgtgtcgtttgtcctgagtcctttccgtgtactccaggtgtatgtgtcgtttgtcctgagtcctttccgtgtactccaggtgtatgtgtcgtttgtcctgagtcctttccgtgtactccAGGTGTATGCGTCGTTTGTcctgagtcctttccgtgtactccaggtgtatgtgtcgtttgtcctgagtcctttccgtgtactccaggtgtatgtgtcgtttgtcctgagtcctttccgtgtactccaggtgtatgtgtcgtttgtcctgagtcctttccgtgtactccAGGTGTATGCGTCGTTTGCcctgagtcctttccgtgtactccag gtgtatgtgtcgtttgtcctgagtcctttccgtgtactccAGGTGTATGCGTCGTTTGTGATTGTTGCATATTGTAATATGTATTGCATATTGTATATTGCATATTGTGCGGGTGCTTTTCACTTCCCGACTCCAGAGATAAAACGAAAGTTTAGGGACTTGGGAATGTTCAGATAA
- the LOC141276954 gene encoding uncharacterized protein isoform X2 produces the protein MYVSFVLSPFRVLQVYASFALSPFRVLQVYASFALSPFRVLQVYVSFALSPFRVLQVYASFVLSPFRVLQVYASFVLSPFRVLQVYVSFVLSPFRVLQVYVSFVLSPFRVLQVYASFALSPFRVLQVYASFALSPFRVLQVYVSFALSPFRVLQVYASFALSPFRVLQVYVSFVLSPFRVLQVYVSFVLSPFRVLQVYVSFALSPFRVLQVYVSFVLSPFRVLQVYASFVLSPFRVLQVYVSFALSPFRVLQVYASFALSPFRVLQVYVSFALSPFRVLQVYASFALSPFRVLQVYVSFVLSPFRVLQVYASFALSPFRVLQVYVSFVLSPFRVLQVYASFALSPFRVLQVYVSFALSPFRVLQVYASFALSPFRVLQVYVSFVLSPFRVLQVYASFVLSPFRVLQVYVSFVLSPFRVLQVYVSFVLSPFRVLQVYVSFALSPFRVLQVYASFALSPFRVLQVYVSFALSPFRVLQVYASFALSPFRVLQVYVSFVLSPFRVLQVYVSFVLSPFRVLQVYVSFALSPFRVLQVYASFALSPFRVLQVYVSFVLSPFRVLQVYVSFVLSPFRVLQVYVSFALSPFRVLQVYASFALSPFRVLQVYVSFVLSPFRVLQVYVSFVLSPFRVLQVYASFVLSPFRVLQVYASFVLSPFRVLQVYVSFVLSPFRVLQVYVSFVLSPFRVLQVYASFVLSPFRVLQVYASFALSPFRVLQVYVSFVLSPFRVLQVYVSFVLSPFRVLQVYVSFVLSPFRVLQVYASFVLSPFRVLQVYVSFVLSPFRVLQVYVSFVLSPFRVLQVYVSFVLSPFRVLQVYASFALSPFRVLQVYVSFALSPFRVLQVYVSFVLSPFRVLQVYASFVIVAYCNMYCILYIAYCAGAFHFPTPEIKRKFRDLGMFR, from the exons ATGTATGTGTCGTTTGTcctgagtcctttccgtgtactccAGGTGTATGCGTCGTTTGCcctgagtcctttccgtgtactccAGGTGTATGCGTCGTTTGCcctgagtcctttccgtgtactccaggtgtatgtgtcgtttgccctgagtcctttccgtgtactccAGGTGTATGCGTCGTTTGTcctgagtcctttccgtgtactccAGGTGTATGCGTCGTTTGTcctgagtcctttccgtgtactccaggtgtatgtgtcgtttgtcctgagtcctttccgtgtactccaggtgtatgtgtcgtttgtcctgagtcctttccgtgtactccAGGTGTATGCGTCGTTTGCcctgagtcctttccgtgtactccAGGTGTATGCGTCGTTTGCcctgagtcctttccgtgtactccaggtgtatgtgtcgtttgccctgagtcctttccgtgtactccAGGTGTATGCGTCGTTTGCcctgagtcctttccgtgtactccaggtgtatgtgtcgtttgtcctgagtcctttccgtgtactccaggtgtatgtgtcgtttgtcctgagtcctttccgtgtactccaggtgtatgtgtcgtttgccctgagtcctttccgtgtactccaggtgtatgtgtcgtttgtcctgagtcctttccgtgtactccAGGTGTATGCGTCGTTTGTcctgagtcctttccgtgtactccaggtgtatgtgtcgtttgccctgagtcctttccgtgtactccAGGTGTATGCGTCGTTTGCcctgagtcctttccgtgtactccaggtgtatgtgtcgtttgccctgagtcctttccgtgtactccAGGTGTATGCGTCGTTTGCcctgagtcctttccgtgtactccaggtgtatgtgtcgtttgtcctgagtcctttccgtgtactccAGGTGTATGCGTCGTTTGCcctgagtcctttccgtgtactccaggtgtatgtgtcgtttgtcctgagtcctttccgtgtactccAGGTGTATGCGTCGTTTGCcctgagtcctttccgtgtactccaggtgtatgtgtcgtttgccctgagtcctttccgtgtactccAGGTGTATGCGTCGTTTGCcctgagtcctttccgtgtactccaggtgtatgtgtcgtttgtcctgagtcctttccgtgtactccAGGTGTATGCGTCGTTTGTcctgagtcctttccgtgtactccaggtgtatgtgtcgtttgtcctgagtcctttccgtgtactccaggtgtatgtgtcgtttgtcctgagtcctttccgtgtactccaggtgtatgtgtcgtttgccctgagtcctttccgtgtactccAGGTGTATGCGTCGTTTGCcctgagtcctttccgtgtactccaggtgtatgtgtcgtttgccctgagtcctttccgtgtactccAGGTGTATGCGTCGTTTGCcctgagtcctttccgtgtactccaggtgtatgtgtcgtttgtcctgagtcctttccgtgtactccaggtgtatgtgtcgtttgtcctgagtcctttccgtgtactccaggtgtatgtgtcgtttgccctgagtcctttccgtgtactccAGGTGTATGCGTCGTTTGCcctgagtcctttccgtgtactccaggtgtatgtgtcgtttgtcctgagtcctttccgtgtactccaggtgtatgtgtcgtttgtcctgagtcctttccgtgtactccaggtgtatgtgtcgtttgccctgagtcctttccgtgtactccAG GTGTATGCGTCGTTTGCcctgagtcctttccgtgtactccaggtgtatgtgtcgtttgtcctgagtcctttccgtgtactccaggtgtatgtgtcgtttgtcctgagtcctttccgtgtactccAGGTGTATGCGTCGTTTGTcctgagtcctttccgtgtactccAGGTGTATGCGTCGTTTGTcctgagtcctttccgtgtactccaggtgtatgtgtcgtttgtcctgagtcctttccgtgtactccaggtgtatgtgtcgtttgtcctgagtcctttccgtgtactccAGGTGTATGCGTCGTTTGTcctgagtcctttccgtgtactccAG GTGTATGCGTCGTTTGCcctgagtcctttccgtgtactccaggtgtatgtgtcgtttgtcctgagtcctttccgtgtactccaggtgtatgtgtcgtttgtcctgagtcctttccgtgtactccaggtgtatgtgtcgtttgtcctgagtcctttccgtgtactccAGGTGTATGCGTCGTTTGTcctgagtcctttccgtgtactccaggtgtatgtgtcgtttgtcctgagtcctttccgtgtactccaggtgtatgtgtcgtttgtcctgagtcctttccgtgtactccaggtgtatgtgtcgtttgtcctgagtcctttccgtgtactccAGGTGTATGCGTCGTTTGCcctgagtcctttccgtgtactccaggtgtatgtgtcgtttgccctgagtcctttccgtgtactccAG gtgtatgtgtcgtttgtcctgagtcctttccgtgtactccAGGTGTATGCGTCGTTTGTGATTGTTGCATATTGTAATATGTATTGCATATTGTATATTGCATATTGTGCGGGTGCTTTTCACTTCCCGACTCCAGAGATAAAACGAAAGTTTAGGGACTTGGGAATGTTCAGATAA
- the LOC141276954 gene encoding uncharacterized protein isoform X5: MYVSFVLSPFRVLQVYASFALSPFRVLQVYASFALSPFRVLQVYVSFALSPFRVLQVYASFVLSPFRVLQVYASFVLSPFRVLQVYVSFVLSPFRVLQVYVSFVLSPFRVLQVYASFALSPFRVLQVYASFALSPFRVLQVYVSFALSPFRVLQVYASFALSPFRVLQVYVSFVLSPFRVLQVYVSFVLSPFRVLQVYVSFALSPFRVLQVYVSFVLSPFRVLQVYASFVLSPFRVLQVYVSFALSPFRVLQVYASFALSPFRVLQVYVSFALSPFRVLQVYASFALSPFRVLQVYASFALSPFRVLQVYVSFVLSPFRVLQVYASFALSPFRVLQVYVSFALSPFRVLQVYASFALSPFRVLQVYVSFVLSPFRVLQVYASFVLSPFRVLQVYVSFVLSPFRVLQVYVSFVLSPFRVLQVYVSFALSPFRVLQVYASFALSPFRVLQVYVSFALSPFRVLQVYASFALSPFRVLQVYVSFVLSPFRVLQVYVSFVLSPFRVLQVYVSFALSPFRVLQVYASFALSPFRVLQVYVSFVLSPFRVLQVYVSFVLSPFRVLQVYVSFALSPFRVLQVYASFALSPFRVLQVYVSFVLSPFRVLQVYVSFVLSPFRVLQVYASFVLSPFRVLQVYASFVLSPFRVLQVYVSFVLSPFRVLQVYVSFVLSPFRVLQVYASFVLSPFRVLQVYASFALSPFRVLQVYVSFVLSPFRVLQVYVSFVLSPFRVLQVYVSFVLSPFRVLQVYASFVLSPFRVLQVYVSFVLSPFRVLQVYVSFVLSPFRVLQVYVSFVLSPFRVLQVYASFALSPFRVLQVYVSFALSPFRVLQVYVSFALSPFRVLQVYVSFVLSPFRVLQVYASFVIVAYCNMYCILYIAYCAGAFHFPTPEIKRKFRDLGMFR, from the exons ATGTATGTGTCGTTTGTcctgagtcctttccgtgtactccAGGTGTATGCGTCGTTTGCcctgagtcctttccgtgtactccAGGTGTATGCGTCGTTTGCcctgagtcctttccgtgtactccaggtgtatgtgtcgtttgccctgagtcctttccgtgtactccAGGTGTATGCGTCGTTTGTcctgagtcctttccgtgtactccAGGTGTATGCGTCGTTTGTcctgagtcctttccgtgtactccaggtgtatgtgtcgtttgtcctgagtcctttccgtgtactccaggtgtatgtgtcgtttgtcctgagtcctttccgtgtactccAGGTGTATGCGTCGTTTGCcctgagtcctttccgtgtactccAGGTGTATGCGTCGTTTGCcctgagtcctttccgtgtactccaggtgtatgtgtcgtttgccctgagtcctttccgtgtactccAGGTGTATGCGTCGTTTGCcctgagtcctttccgtgtactccaggtgtatgtgtcgtttgtcctgagtcctttccgtgtactccaggtgtatgtgtcgtttgtcctgagtcctttccgtgtactccaggtgtatgtgtcgtttgccctgagtcctttccgtgtactccaggtgtatgtgtcgtttgtcctgagtcctttccgtgtactccAGGTGTATGCGTCGTTTGTcctgagtcctttccgtgtactccaggtgtatgtgtcgtttgccctgagtcctttccgtgtactccAGGTGTATGCGTCGTTTGCcctgagtcctttccgtgtactccaggtgtatgtgtcgtttgccctgagtcctttccgtgtactccAGGTGTATGCGTCGTTTGCcctgagtcctttccgtgtactccag GTGTATGCGTCGTTTGCcctgagtcctttccgtgtactccaggtgtatgtgtcgtttgtcctgagtcctttccgtgtactccAGGTGTATGCGTCGTTTGCcctgagtcctttccgtgtactccaggtgtatgtgtcgtttgccctgagtcctttccgtgtactccAGGTGTATGCGTCGTTTGCcctgagtcctttccgtgtactccaggtgtatgtgtcgtttgtcctgagtcctttccgtgtactccAGGTGTATGCGTCGTTTGTcctgagtcctttccgtgtactccaggtgtatgtgtcgtttgtcctgagtcctttccgtgtactccaggtgtatgtgtcgtttgtcctgagtcctttccgtgtactccaggtgtatgtgtcgtttgccctgagtcctttccgtgtactccAGGTGTATGCGTCGTTTGCcctgagtcctttccgtgtactccaggtgtatgtgtcgtttgccctgagtcctttccgtgtactccAGGTGTATGCGTCGTTTGCcctgagtcctttccgtgtactccaggtgtatgtgtcgtttgtcctgagtcctttccgtgtactccaggtgtatgtgtcgtttgtcctgagtcctttccgtgtactccaggtgtatgtgtcgtttgccctgagtcctttccgtgtactccAGGTGTATGCGTCGTTTGCcctgagtcctttccgtgtactccaggtgtatgtgtcgtttgtcctgagtcctttccgtgtactccaggtgtatgtgtcgtttgtcctgagtcctttccgtgtactccaggtgtatgtgtcgtttgccctgagtcctttccgtgtactccAG GTGTATGCGTCGTTTGCcctgagtcctttccgtgtactccaggtgtatgtgtcgtttgtcctgagtcctttccgtgtactccaggtgtatgtgtcgtttgtcctgagtcctttccgtgtactccAGGTGTATGCGTCGTTTGTcctgagtcctttccgtgtactccAGGTGTATGCGTCGTTTGTcctgagtcctttccgtgtactccaggtgtatgtgtcgtttgtcctgagtcctttccgtgtactccaggtgtatgtgtcgtttgtcctgagtcctttccgtgtactccAGGTGTATGCGTCGTTTGTcctgagtcctttccgtgtactccAG GTGTATGCGTCGTTTGCcctgagtcctttccgtgtactccaggtgtatgtgtcgtttgtcctgagtcctttccgtgtactccaggtgtatgtgtcgtttgtcctgagtcctttccgtgtactccaggtgtatgtgtcgtttgtcctgagtcctttccgtgtactccAGGTGTATGCGTCGTTTGTcctgagtcctttccgtgtactccaggtgtatgtgtcgtttgtcctgagtcctttccgtgtactccaggtgtatgtgtcgtttgtcctgagtcctttccgtgtactccaggtgtatgtgtcgtttgtcctgagtcctttccgtgtactccAGGTGTATGCGTCGTTTGCcctgagtcctttccgtgtactccaggtgtatgtgtcgtttgccctgagtcctttccgtgtactccAG GTGTATGTGTCGTTTGCcctgagtcctttccgtgtactccaggtgtatgtgtcgtttgtcctgagtcctttccgtgtactccAGGTGTATGCGTCGTTTGTGATTGTTGCATATTGTAATATGTATTGCATATTGTATATTGCATATTGTGCGGGTGCTTTTCACTTCCCGACTCCAGAGATAAAACGAAAGTTTAGGGACTTGGGAATGTTCAGATAA